The following proteins come from a genomic window of Pararhodobacter sp.:
- the def gene encoding peptide deformylase has product MIRRCIPWPDKRLRTKAAPVEAITDEIRAIWTDMIDTMEAMPGVGLGAPQIGVMLRLAVVDASESGGKAVRLANPEILHASVHPRSHEEASPNLPGVSARIERPRAVTVRFLNDAGESEERDFVGLWATSVQHQIDHLNGKMYFDHLSKTRRDMLLRRARKLSVG; this is encoded by the coding sequence ATGATCCGTCGCTGCATTCCCTGGCCTGACAAACGCCTGCGCACGAAGGCCGCGCCTGTCGAGGCGATCACCGATGAGATCCGCGCGATCTGGACCGATATGATTGACACGATGGAGGCAATGCCCGGGGTCGGGCTTGGCGCGCCGCAGATTGGCGTGATGCTGCGGCTGGCGGTGGTGGATGCCTCGGAGTCCGGCGGGAAGGCCGTGCGTCTGGCCAACCCGGAGATTTTGCACGCCTCGGTGCACCCACGCAGCCACGAGGAAGCCAGCCCCAATCTGCCCGGCGTGTCGGCCAGGATCGAGCGGCCGCGCGCCGTGACGGTACGGTTCCTGAACGACGCGGGCGAGAGCGAGGAGCGTGATTTCGTTGGCCTTTGGGCGACCAGCGTACAACATCAGATCGACCATCTGAACGGCAAGATGTATTTCGACCACCTGAGCAAGACGAGGCGCGACATGCTGCTGCGCCGCGCCAGAAAACTAAGCGTTGGGTGA
- the fmt gene encoding methionyl-tRNA formyltransferase produces MRVIFMGTPDFSVPVLEALHAAHDVVCVYCQPPRPAGRGKKERPTPVHARALELGLIVRHPERLKSAEEHEAFAALKADVAVVVAYGLILPQIILDSPKYGCLNIHASLLPRWRGAAPIHRAVMAGDAETGVCIMQMEAGLDTGPVVLCTRTPIGKAETTGDVHDRLSQIGAGLIGQALAQLPDLVPTPQPEEGVTYAAKISKTEARIDWAEPADLVARKINGLSPFPGAWCETPAGRLKLLNAVARAGSGAPGTVLGGLQVACGDGAIDILKAQREGKRPMTAEDLLRGIDLPVGSVFT; encoded by the coding sequence ATGCGTGTGATTTTCATGGGAACGCCCGACTTCTCGGTGCCGGTGCTCGAGGCGTTGCACGCGGCGCATGACGTCGTCTGCGTCTATTGCCAACCCCCCCGCCCGGCCGGGCGCGGCAAAAAGGAACGCCCGACACCGGTCCATGCGCGCGCGCTGGAACTGGGGCTGATTGTGCGCCACCCCGAACGCCTGAAATCCGCCGAAGAACACGAGGCCTTTGCGGCGCTGAAGGCCGATGTGGCGGTGGTGGTTGCATATGGATTGATTCTGCCGCAGATAATTCTGGATTCTCCGAAATATGGTTGCCTGAACATCCATGCGTCCTTGCTGCCGCGCTGGCGCGGGGCGGCGCCGATTCATCGCGCGGTGATGGCCGGTGATGCCGAAACCGGTGTCTGCATCATGCAAATGGAGGCAGGGCTGGACACCGGGCCCGTCGTGCTCTGCACAAGGACCCCCATCGGCAAGGCTGAAACCACCGGTGACGTGCACGATCGCCTATCGCAGATAGGCGCTGGTTTGATCGGTCAGGCCCTGGCGCAACTGCCGGATCTGGTGCCCACACCGCAGCCCGAGGAGGGCGTCACCTATGCCGCCAAGATCAGCAAGACCGAAGCGCGGATTGATTGGGCCGAGCCCGCAGATCTGGTGGCGCGCAAGATCAATGGTCTGTCACCCTTCCCGGGCGCGTGGTGCGAGACCCCGGCAGGGCGACTGAAGCTGTTGAACGCGGTCGCGCGTGCCGGATCTGGTGCGCCGGGGACGGTCTTGGGCGGGTTGCAAGTGGCGTGTGGCGACGGGGCCATCGACATTCTCAAAGCCCAGCGCGAGGGCAAACGCCCGATGACGGCAGAGGACTTGCTCCGGGGGATTGATCTGCCGGTTGGCAGTGTTTTCACCTGA
- the smpB gene encoding SsrA-binding protein SmpB — MDRKNHDPNSKLIAENRRARFDYFIEDDLECGIILQGSEVKSLRQGGANIAESYASVENGELWLINGYIAPYLQAKTWGHEERRRRKLLVSKKELSKLWAATSKDGMTLVPLRMYFNARGMVKLKIGIAKGKKNHDKRETSAKRDWDRQKRRLLKEQG; from the coding sequence ATGGACCGGAAAAACCACGACCCAAACAGCAAATTGATCGCCGAGAATCGGCGCGCGCGCTTCGATTACTTCATCGAGGACGATCTCGAATGCGGAATCATCCTGCAAGGGTCCGAGGTGAAATCGCTGCGTCAGGGCGGCGCGAATATCGCCGAAAGCTATGCCAGCGTCGAAAACGGCGAACTGTGGCTGATCAACGGCTATATCGCGCCCTATCTTCAGGCCAAGACCTGGGGCCATGAAGAGCGCCGTCGCCGCAAGCTTCTGGTCAGCAAGAAAGAACTGTCCAAACTCTGGGCCGCGACATCCAAGGATGGCATGACGCTGGTGCCCTTGCGGATGTATTTCAACGCACGCGGCATGGTGAAACTGAAAATCGGGATCGCCAAAGGCAAAAAGAACCACGACAAACGCGAAACCAGCGCCAAGCGCGACTGGGATCGCCAAAAGCGGCGCTTGCTCAAAGAGCAGGGATGA
- a CDS encoding I78 family peptidase inhibitor has product MRILFALGAIALLGGCQMNGPVTPPQNPAPPMVTPPSSGTLPPSTHPRDLPPPGATPPISPPRSGEDLCGARRLQHLVGRPLPQPFTAPGPVRIYASGQPVTMDYSAHRLNVEIDRSGRRIVVAVTCG; this is encoded by the coding sequence ATGAGAATTCTGTTTGCACTTGGTGCTATCGCCCTTTTGGGGGGATGCCAGATGAATGGTCCGGTGACCCCGCCGCAAAACCCGGCGCCGCCGATGGTGACACCGCCAAGCAGCGGGACCCTGCCGCCGAGCACGCACCCGCGCGATTTGCCGCCACCAGGAGCGACGCCGCCCATCAGCCCGCCGCGTTCTGGCGAGGACCTGTGTGGCGCCAGACGGTTGCAGCATCTGGTTGGCCGCCCGCTGCCGCAGCCCTTCACCGCGCCGGGGCCGGTGCGGATTTATGCGTCCGGCCAGCCGGTGACGATGGATTACAGCGCGCATCGTTTGAATGTCGAGATTGACCGCAGTGGCCGG